The DNA segment GTCAATTCCACGTATTCTGAAGTCGGCGGACCTGGGCAATGCTTTGGCGCATGGCATCCAACATGGCGGTTTCAGCAAATTCCGCCTCCCGAGCCTGCGCCAGATCGACGGGCTGAAATCGAAGGGTGTCTCCGGGCCGCGCTTGTCCGATGCGCCACAAGTCCGGTTCAATGACGCAAGCAATCTTCGGATATCCTCCCATTGTCGCGGAATCGGCCAGCTGGATGATGGGCTGCCCCCCACCGGGCACTTGAACAATACCGGGTGCGATCCCGTGCGAGCGCAATTCACCTTTGGCGTCACGGTCAAGCTCTGGTCCCTCCAGGCGGTACCCCTGACGGTTGCTGGCCGGGGTCACCTTGTAGGGCTGGCCATAGAAGGCGGCACGCGAAGCGGGTGAAAATTCCTTAGTTTCGCTGGATGGCAAAACCCGCAGGACAATATCCGTTGCGTCACCCTCTCGGGGCGTCGGCAGGGCATAGCTGATCGGCATGA comes from the Nitratireductor basaltis genome and includes:
- a CDS encoding biotin-dependent carboxyltransferase family protein gives rise to the protein MIEILSIPPLATVQDLGRVGHWRQGLGRAGAMDPLALRMANLLLGNDEGAAGLEIPLSPARFVFTQDTAFSLVGAACGATLDGIALPRCWAGSAKTGQELSLGAMRDGARVYLGLPGGIDVPEILGSRSTQLREGFGGHEGRVLAPGDRLKGTASCPRVMPISYALPTPREGDATDIVLRVLPSSETKEFSPASRAAFYGQPYKVTPASNRQGYRLEGPELDRDAKGELRSHGIAPGIVQVPGGGQPIIQLADSATMGGYPKIACVIEPDLWRIGQARPGDTLRFQPVDLAQAREAEFAETAMLDAMRQSIAQVRRLQNTWN